One genomic segment of Fusobacterium nucleatum includes these proteins:
- a CDS encoding toxin-antitoxin system YwqK family antitoxin, with the protein MKRNFIIYVFIVFLLSSFSIFAQREVDLEKLEYDDKSKLVYLEGENEPFTGIAKQYYEDKNLKVEVTYQNGKIEGKGKEYYPSGKVKSEAFFVNGLLQGKSIGYYENGNIEYEENYKDGKLDGLIKEYYENGNIEYEENYKDNELDGLLKKYYENGQLYIEENYKDGKLDGEIVYYDENGNIESKAIYKDGELDKVIDVDIGEEIQTEENKSKKYLEYSIFGGIIVLWIYFIIFKLKSFPKTSHLSDEQREKILKILIQHDENKKELFSAFKFNGIGTGYSEVGSMMIDDQKVYIKAKIFSIIFIPVPKILGYLLCYGEDEILASYSNKTFKELKKEIKETVLYM; encoded by the coding sequence ATGAAAAGGAATTTTATTATCTATGTTTTTATTGTTTTTTTACTGTCTTCTTTCAGCATTTTTGCCCAAAGAGAAGTAGATTTAGAAAAACTTGAATATGATGATAAGAGTAAACTTGTTTATCTTGAAGGAGAAAATGAACCTTTTACAGGAATAGCAAAACAATATTATGAAGATAAAAATTTAAAAGTAGAAGTTACATATCAAAATGGAAAGATTGAAGGTAAAGGAAAAGAGTACTATCCTAGTGGGAAAGTAAAATCTGAAGCATTTTTTGTTAATGGATTATTACAAGGAAAATCAATAGGTTACTATGAAAATGGAAATATAGAATATGAAGAGAACTATAAAGATGGTAAATTAGATGGATTAATAAAAGAATACTATGAGAATGGAAATATAGAGTACGAAGAAAACTATAAGGATAATGAATTAGATGGCTTACTTAAAAAATATTATGAAAATGGTCAACTATATATTGAAGAAAATTATAAAGATGGAAAACTAGATGGTGAAATAGTTTATTATGATGAAAATGGAAATATAGAATCAAAAGCAATTTATAAAGATGGTGAGCTAGATAAAGTAATTGATGTGGATATAGGAGAAGAAATTCAAACTGAAGAAAATAAGTCTAAAAAATATCTAGAATATAGTATTTTTGGTGGAATCATAGTTTTGTGGATATATTTTATTATTTTTAAGTTAAAATCTTTTCCAAAAACTAGCCATTTATCAGATGAGCAAAGAGAAAAAATATTAAAAATTTTAATACAACATGATGAAAATAAAAAAGAACTTTTTTCTGCTTTTAAATTTAATGGAATAGGAACAGGCTATTCTGAGGTAGGTTCTATGATGATAGATGATCAAAAAGTATATATCAAGGCAAAGATATTTTCAATTATATTTATACCAGTCCCAAAAATTCTGGGTTATCTTCTTTGTTATGGTGAAGATGAGATTTTAGCTAGTTATTCTAATAAAACTTTTAAAGAATTGAAAAAAGAAATAAAAGAAACAGTTTTATATATGTAA
- a CDS encoding cyclodeaminase/cyclohydrolase family protein: MKLVELDVLKFLDVVDSNSPAPGGGSVSALASSLGASLARMVAHLSFGKKNYEALTDDVKAKFVVNFDELLKIKNELNDLIDRDSEAYNTVMAAYKLPKETDEEKAARSAEIQKSLKYAIQTPYDIVVLSGKAISLLGEILANGNQNAITDIGVGTMLLMVGLEGGILNVKVNLSSIKDTAYVEKITKEIYDIKATAEKEKERIMGIVNAAL, translated from the coding sequence ATGAAATTAGTAGAATTAGATGTATTGAAATTTTTGGATGTAGTTGACTCAAATTCACCTGCACCTGGTGGAGGATCAGTTTCTGCTCTTGCATCATCTTTAGGAGCAAGTTTAGCAAGAATGGTTGCTCATTTAAGTTTTGGAAAGAAAAACTATGAAGCTTTAACTGATGATGTTAAAGCTAAGTTTGTTGTAAACTTTGACGAATTACTAAAAATTAAAAATGAATTAAACGATTTAATTGACAGAGACTCTGAAGCATATAATACAGTTATGGCTGCATATAAATTACCAAAAGAAACTGATGAAGAAAAAGCTGCAAGAAGTGCTGAAATTCAAAAATCTTTAAAATATGCTATTCAAACTCCTTATGATATAGTTGTTTTATCTGGAAAAGCAATTTCTTTACTAGGAGAAATTTTAGCAAATGGAAACCAAAATGCAATAACTGATATTGGTGTAGGAACTATGCTTTTAATGGTAGGGCTTGAAGGTGGAATTTTAAATGTTAAAGTAAACTTATCTTCAATAAAAGATACAGCTTATGTAGAAAAAATAACAAAAGAAATCTATGATATAAAAGCTACTGCTGAAAAAGAAAAAGAAAGAATAATGGGCATTGTTAATGCTGCATTATAA
- a CDS encoding toxin-antitoxin system YwqK family antitoxin produces the protein MKKNFIIYIFIIFVLTSFSIFAEREVDFEKLEYDEKTELVYVEGEKEGFTGIAKQYYEDKSLKIEFPYKNGKLEGRGKEYYPSGKFKSDAFFIDGLLQGKSIGYYENGNLQYEDNYKDGKLDGLIKYYFESGKIKAEINYKDGELDGPAKEYYENGQVFIQENYKNGELDGESLNFDENGNLKSKEVYENGELVESSNKNKGEVSIPSEKSNTESKLKYYIGISAFWIVIIGLIIYTIFKMITAFPKTSHLTDEERSRIFKILMKYDEGKKELFSAYRMNGVGTGYYRVRSMMVDNEKVYIYAKMLSFIYIPTPITLGYLLCYNKDKILASFSNATFKEAKKEIQETVLHL, from the coding sequence ATGAAAAAGAATTTTATTATCTATATTTTTATTATTTTTGTTTTAACTTCTTTTAGCATTTTTGCAGAAAGAGAAGTAGATTTTGAAAAACTTGAATATGATGAAAAGACTGAACTTGTTTATGTTGAAGGTGAAAAAGAAGGTTTTACAGGAATAGCAAAACAATATTATGAAGATAAAAGTTTAAAAATTGAGTTTCCATATAAAAATGGAAAACTTGAAGGTAGAGGGAAAGAATATTATCCTAGTGGTAAATTTAAATCTGATGCATTTTTTATTGATGGTTTATTACAAGGGAAGTCAATAGGCTATTATGAAAATGGAAATTTACAGTATGAAGATAATTATAAAGATGGTAAATTAGATGGATTAATTAAATATTATTTTGAAAGTGGGAAAATAAAAGCTGAAATTAATTATAAAGATGGTGAATTAGATGGACCTGCAAAAGAATATTATGAAAATGGGCAAGTATTTATTCAAGAAAACTATAAAAATGGTGAGCTAGATGGAGAATCACTTAATTTTGATGAAAATGGAAATTTAAAATCAAAAGAAGTTTATGAAAATGGAGAATTGGTTGAAAGTTCTAATAAAAATAAAGGAGAAGTTTCTATACCAAGTGAAAAGTCAAATACTGAAAGTAAACTTAAATATTATATAGGTATTTCTGCTTTTTGGATTGTTATAATAGGACTTATAATTTATACTATTTTTAAAATGATTACAGCTTTTCCTAAAACTAGTCATTTAACAGATGAAGAAAGAAGTAGAATATTTAAAATTTTAATGAAATATGATGAAGGCAAAAAAGAACTTTTTTCTGCTTATAGAATGAATGGAGTAGGAACAGGTTATTATAGAGTTCGTTCTATGATGGTAGATAATGAAAAAGTGTATATCTATGCAAAGATGCTTTCATTTATATATATTCCAACTCCAATAACTTTGGGCTATCTTCTTTGCTATAATAAAGATAAAATATTAGCTAGTTTCTCTAATGCTACTTTTAAAGAAGCTAAAAAAGAGATTCAAGAAACTGTTTTACATTTATAG